The Lysinibacillus pakistanensis genome includes a window with the following:
- a CDS encoding TraR/DksA C4-type zinc finger protein: protein MNPQVMGKLKKQLEQELQEIEKRLDESERPQATELSNYDNHPADNASDLTDQLTEMAIDEHRGDDAEEIKRALQAMEEGTYGKCAVCGEEIPIDRLEAMPKALTCVEHAEQKADDLRPVEEDVLSANSKSDDFLELEEFGSSDTPQDKSL from the coding sequence TTGAACCCACAAGTAATGGGAAAATTAAAAAAGCAATTAGAGCAGGAATTACAGGAGATAGAAAAGCGGCTTGATGAATCGGAGCGACCACAGGCGACAGAGCTCTCTAATTATGATAATCATCCAGCTGACAATGCGAGTGATTTAACGGATCAGCTAACGGAAATGGCAATTGATGAGCACCGGGGTGACGATGCAGAGGAAATAAAGCGGGCACTTCAAGCGATGGAGGAAGGAACATATGGTAAATGCGCTGTATGTGGAGAAGAGATTCCTATTGATCGCTTAGAGGCAATGCCAAAAGCATTAACATGTGTTGAACATGCGGAACAAAAAGCTGACGATTTAAGACCAGTAGAAGAAGACGTGTTATCTGCTAATTCAAAATCGGATGATTTCCTAGAGCTTGAGGAATTTGGCTCTTCTGATACACCTCAAGATAAAAGTTTGTAA
- a CDS encoding cysteine desulfurase family protein, producing MIYLDYAATSPMSANSLQAYSEVAKRYYGNSASLHDAGGQANYFVEQARAVVAKSLGVNNDGVIFTGSGTEGNLISILSLALASKKGKHIISSQAEHTSVHAALNTLEKIGFIVTRLPLQQNGCIHVRQVQEVIREDTALITIQHVNSEIGSIQPVEEIAELAERSNIYLHVDCVQSFCKLPLKQQVDAITISAHKIGGPKGCGAVYINPQLCIPPLTPGVTHERGLRGGTLDTPAIVAFASAIENYHYNDQYFHELREYFKRNLPDTCRLIDCQSQLPNICGVLMKNLEGQYVMLKLNEAGICISTGSACDIHSESGTKAILSMGYSMQAARQFFRISFGPTTTFEEIDQLKMALSTI from the coding sequence ATGATATATCTGGATTACGCAGCAACATCTCCAATGTCAGCAAATTCCCTTCAAGCATACAGTGAGGTAGCAAAACGTTATTATGGAAATAGTGCAAGCTTACATGATGCAGGGGGGCAAGCTAATTATTTTGTTGAACAGGCAAGAGCCGTTGTAGCAAAATCACTTGGCGTAAATAATGATGGTGTTATTTTTACTGGAAGTGGCACCGAAGGAAATCTCATATCAATTTTATCTTTAGCATTAGCATCAAAAAAAGGGAAGCATATTATTTCATCACAGGCAGAACACACATCCGTACATGCTGCGTTAAATACTTTAGAAAAAATAGGTTTTATAGTGACTAGATTACCTTTACAACAAAATGGTTGTATTCATGTGAGGCAAGTACAGGAAGTGATACGCGAAGATACGGCACTCATAACAATTCAACATGTTAATTCAGAAATAGGCTCTATTCAACCTGTGGAAGAAATTGCAGAGTTAGCCGAAAGGTCTAATATTTACTTACATGTTGATTGTGTACAGTCTTTTTGTAAACTTCCGTTAAAACAGCAAGTGGATGCTATTACCATTTCAGCACATAAAATTGGAGGTCCAAAAGGGTGTGGGGCTGTTTATATAAATCCACAGCTCTGTATTCCTCCATTAACACCTGGTGTGACTCATGAGCGTGGATTAAGAGGAGGGACATTAGATACACCAGCAATTGTTGCCTTTGCCTCTGCTATTGAAAATTATCATTATAATGATCAGTATTTTCATGAACTACGAGAATATTTTAAGAGAAATTTACCAGATACTTGCAGACTAATTGACTGTCAGAGTCAATTGCCCAATATTTGTGGTGTATTGATGAAAAATTTGGAGGGGCAATATGTTATGCTAAAATTAAATGAAGCAGGAATATGTATTTCTACAGGAAGTGCCTGCGATATTCATAGTGAATCTGGGACAAAAGCTATTTTATCAATGGGCTATTCGATGCAAGCAGCACGACAATTTTTTAGGATCTCTTTTGGTCCTACAACGACATTTGAGGAAATTGATCAACTAAAAATGGCACTTTCTACTATTTAA
- a CDS encoding 1,4-dihydroxy-2-naphthoate polyprenyltransferase, with translation MTKVIEADRGFKVWWHLTRPHTLTASFVPVFLGTAIALAIEKQTIDFGLFFAMLIASMLIQAATNMFNEYYDYKLGLDNEHSVGIGGTIVRHGVQPKTIMTIALSFYAIAMLLGIYICASTSWWLAAVGLVCMLIGFLYTGGPYPIAYSPFGEIVSGAVMGMGIVLIAFYIQTLTVTFDAVLLSVPSMILVGAIMLSNNIRDIVGDTEGGRKTLAILVGRDRAISVLSGFFIISFLWVIALVAIDGITFWALIIFLCVPKPLRAIQIFRDKKEAKEVMPAMKFTAQTNTFFGFLLGIGLLIHYFFY, from the coding sequence ATGACCAAAGTCATTGAAGCTGATAGGGGTTTTAAAGTTTGGTGGCATTTAACACGTCCACATACTTTAACCGCTTCATTCGTTCCAGTATTTTTAGGAACAGCAATTGCACTAGCGATTGAAAAACAAACAATTGATTTTGGACTATTTTTTGCTATGCTCATTGCAAGTATGCTTATACAAGCAGCAACAAATATGTTCAATGAATATTATGATTACAAGCTAGGATTAGATAATGAGCATTCCGTTGGTATTGGTGGAACCATTGTTCGTCATGGTGTTCAGCCAAAAACAATCATGACCATCGCATTAAGCTTTTATGCAATCGCAATGCTACTTGGCATTTACATATGTGCCTCTACCTCTTGGTGGCTAGCTGCTGTTGGCCTCGTTTGTATGCTTATTGGATTTTTATATACAGGAGGTCCATATCCTATTGCCTATTCACCTTTTGGAGAAATTGTATCAGGTGCCGTAATGGGAATGGGAATTGTTTTAATCGCCTTTTATATTCAAACGCTTACAGTGACATTTGATGCTGTTTTGCTATCTGTACCGAGTATGATCTTAGTTGGTGCTATCATGCTATCCAACAATATCCGTGATATAGTAGGAGATACAGAGGGAGGTAGAAAAACACTTGCTATTTTAGTAGGCCGAGATCGGGCAATTTCTGTACTATCTGGCTTTTTTATTATCTCATTTCTATGGGTAATCGCTCTTGTAGCCATTGACGGTATTACGTTTTGGGCTTTAATTATTTTCTTATGTGTACCAAAGCCTCTTCGTGCGATTCAAATTTTCCGCGATAAAAAAGAAGCAAAGGAAGTAATGCCTGCCATGAAATTTACAGCCCAAACTAATACATTCTTCGGCTTCCTCTTAGGAATCGGTTTATTAATTCATTATTTCTTTTATTAA
- a CDS encoding S-layer homology domain-containing protein yields MKKKQNKWIVSAASTALVAAAVVPTASAASFTDIAKSDHKEGILALADAKIVGGYTDGTFRPNSTLTQSNVIKFLGKWLVSEHYQVPADYNKKVRFTDMQPATTKDKELLQYAALIYDNGITKGTNNKLMPSANITREQMASYLVKAIETVYDIDLIAKYKEENHKSSITDLKNAAVENREAIIALEYAKITNVKTFNPKSTLTRGQFASFLHRTMTNIKEMIKVPEVPLLIQTVKVVDATTLQVTLTDGTSHKVTLATPLIENVETKVDFKINDKSYSAVVTYEVNELKVISVEGINGSQIKVAFNLAIDPLSVLKTDGKLQDNIAAFSNVDTLRSLSIVKAEISADKKSIIFTVNEPLKGTHRYVLNNIKSEKGLLLKQVDANFVTAGDTQPPTILGTTQGNNSSIVKVQFSEPMAAFPNERIQFTLPNGTRVMNVVGSIEQNATEATFDLSAATVNGGYLAPGAAMQITFVAATDLAGNIISPNPATISVKKGDRDGIPPALSTVTQTGPNTFQLLFSEEIQPLYVYDLSIKSGQTSFTINKVEKDPKNGRLVNVTVDPRNILQGITTIGTATGRVITDLSGETATFSTVYNFIRDDKAPALTHSEIVYEDNVEYLQLTFDKPVQLGAYAKAAFTGSYMNNHILYELSRGPQSDIHIVKDQPTKLRVKIAGLLGPYDAKGALYDGKLTLFNVTNLYGVPINEVQNVKFSRNGDLNINNNKLSLLPNNGIQTSATDNSIRDNNIVYLNFNYPVDAALAQNIQNYSIDNALIESAIVESSNLNRIKLTLKKDSNNFTGGRYITIKGLRAANSMESFDEVRTLITLNENIAPKIQTINVNNSQTLELIFSEPVKNGGTMDFDILVNGNSVAATTTYTQDNRVLITIPQSGFEYGRNVTILASSRNTLTDYSGNKLDFTSQSIIVQR; encoded by the coding sequence ATGAAGAAAAAGCAAAATAAATGGATTGTGAGCGCGGCATCTACAGCATTGGTTGCAGCAGCTGTTGTTCCTACTGCAAGTGCAGCCTCCTTTACAGATATTGCAAAGAGTGACCATAAAGAGGGGATTTTGGCATTAGCAGATGCAAAGATAGTTGGTGGATATACTGATGGCACATTTAGACCAAATTCTACCCTTACGCAAAGCAATGTTATTAAATTTTTAGGAAAATGGCTAGTATCCGAACACTACCAAGTTCCTGCAGATTACAATAAAAAAGTACGCTTTACGGATATGCAGCCAGCAACTACAAAAGATAAAGAATTACTGCAATATGCAGCGCTTATCTATGATAATGGCATAACCAAAGGTACTAACAACAAGTTAATGCCTTCAGCGAATATTACACGTGAACAAATGGCCTCTTATTTGGTAAAAGCGATTGAGACAGTTTATGATATTGATTTAATTGCAAAGTATAAAGAAGAAAACCATAAATCCTCTATTACGGACTTAAAAAATGCAGCAGTAGAGAATCGTGAAGCTATTATTGCCCTTGAGTATGCAAAGATTACTAATGTCAAAACATTTAATCCTAAAAGCACACTAACACGTGGTCAATTTGCATCCTTTTTACATCGTACTATGACCAATATTAAAGAGATGATAAAAGTTCCTGAGGTGCCATTGCTTATCCAAACAGTGAAAGTAGTAGATGCGACTACACTACAGGTAACGCTAACAGACGGGACAAGCCACAAGGTAACATTAGCAACGCCACTTATTGAAAATGTGGAAACAAAGGTGGATTTTAAAATTAATGATAAATCCTATTCAGCTGTTGTTACATATGAAGTCAATGAACTAAAGGTAATATCAGTGGAGGGAATTAATGGCTCTCAAATTAAAGTTGCTTTTAACCTAGCAATTGATCCACTTTCTGTATTAAAAACGGATGGTAAACTACAGGATAATATTGCGGCTTTCTCTAATGTGGATACATTAAGATCACTATCCATTGTGAAGGCAGAAATTAGTGCTGATAAAAAATCAATCATCTTTACAGTCAATGAGCCATTGAAAGGCACACATCGTTATGTACTTAACAACATTAAATCAGAAAAAGGTCTACTACTTAAACAAGTAGATGCGAATTTTGTCACTGCTGGGGATACGCAACCCCCTACTATTTTGGGAACAACGCAAGGAAACAACTCTTCAATTGTAAAAGTGCAGTTTTCTGAGCCAATGGCAGCATTTCCAAATGAACGCATTCAATTCACGTTACCAAATGGAACAAGGGTGATGAATGTAGTGGGAAGCATTGAGCAAAACGCTACTGAAGCAACCTTTGATTTATCAGCTGCAACAGTGAATGGCGGTTATTTGGCACCTGGTGCAGCTATGCAGATTACATTTGTAGCAGCAACAGATTTAGCAGGAAATATCATTTCACCAAATCCAGCTACTATCTCAGTGAAAAAAGGGGATAGAGATGGTATTCCGCCAGCGCTATCCACTGTCACACAAACGGGTCCAAATACATTCCAGTTATTGTTTTCAGAGGAGATTCAACCACTTTATGTATATGATTTATCCATTAAAAGTGGACAGACTTCATTCACCATCAATAAGGTTGAGAAAGATCCTAAAAATGGTCGTTTAGTCAATGTAACGGTAGATCCAAGAAATATACTTCAGGGAATTACTACTATTGGGACGGCTACTGGTCGCGTAATTACTGATTTATCAGGTGAAACAGCAACCTTCTCAACAGTGTATAATTTTATTAGAGATGATAAAGCGCCTGCTTTAACCCATTCTGAAATTGTTTATGAAGATAATGTAGAATATTTACAATTAACTTTTGATAAGCCTGTACAGTTAGGAGCTTATGCAAAAGCAGCATTTACTGGAAGCTATATGAATAACCATATTTTATATGAACTATCAAGAGGCCCTCAAAGTGATATTCATATTGTAAAAGATCAACCTACGAAATTACGCGTTAAGATAGCAGGATTACTTGGCCCTTATGATGCAAAGGGAGCTCTTTATGATGGTAAATTGACTTTATTTAACGTAACAAATTTATATGGTGTACCTATCAATGAAGTACAAAATGTTAAATTTTCGCGTAATGGTGATTTGAATATTAATAACAATAAACTTTCATTATTGCCGAATAATGGGATTCAAACATCTGCAACAGATAATTCGATTAGAGATAATAATATTGTGTATCTAAATTTCAATTATCCTGTTGATGCAGCACTTGCTCAAAACATTCAAAATTATAGTATTGATAATGCACTGATTGAAAGTGCAATTGTAGAGAGCTCTAATTTAAATCGTATTAAGCTCACGTTGAAAAAGGACTCCAATAACTTTACTGGAGGTCGATATATAACAATTAAAGGTTTAAGAGCTGCGAACTCTATGGAGTCATTCGATGAGGTGCGTACATTAATTACTCTTAATGAAAATATTGCACCAAAGATTCAAACTATTAATGTTAACAATTCACAAACATTAGAGCTTATTTTCAGTGAGCCAGTCAAGAATGGTGGTACTATGGATTTTGATATTCTTGTAAATGGTAATTCAGTAGCAGCTACAACTACTTATACACAAGATAACAGAGTCCTAATTACAATACCTCAAAGTGGGTTTGAATACGGTAGAAATGTGACAATTCTAGCTTCATCTAGAAATACGCTTACAGATTATAGTGGGAATAAGTTGGATTTCACTTCGCAGTCAATTATAGTGCAAAGATAA
- a CDS encoding NAD(P)H-binding protein has protein sequence MDSSYKIAIIGGTGRVGKHLAKHAIQQGYYVRMLARNPEKLSYKNEKMDIVKGQIQDINTIRELFKDCNIVINTFGQPAKDHPIYSKVTTTILDVMQDLNINRYIGVSGGSLTIDGDKKSLLNRVGAKLFEVLFPKMMEDKKLEWKILSNNKNIKWTLFRLPFVKDSLTSKSIKVGQTDMPGIKITNQDIAAFIIKHLDDPQFIHKSPFISH, from the coding sequence ATGGATAGCTCCTATAAAATAGCGATTATTGGAGGAACAGGGAGGGTGGGAAAACATTTAGCAAAGCATGCTATACAGCAAGGATATTACGTTCGGATGCTTGCGAGAAACCCTGAAAAATTATCGTATAAAAATGAAAAGATGGACATTGTGAAAGGTCAGATACAGGATATAAATACTATTCGAGAGCTATTCAAAGACTGTAATATTGTCATAAATACATTTGGGCAGCCAGCAAAAGATCATCCAATCTATAGCAAGGTCACTACAACTATTCTTGATGTGATGCAGGATTTGAACATTAACCGCTATATAGGTGTATCGGGTGGTTCTTTAACAATTGATGGAGACAAGAAAAGCCTGTTGAATCGTGTTGGCGCGAAGTTATTTGAAGTTCTCTTTCCTAAGATGATGGAAGATAAAAAATTGGAGTGGAAAATTTTATCTAACAATAAAAATATTAAATGGACACTTTTTAGATTACCCTTTGTAAAAGATAGTTTAACATCTAAGTCTATAAAAGTAGGCCAAACAGATATGCCTGGCATAAAAATTACAAATCAGGATATAGCAGCCTTTATTATTAAACATCTAGACGATCCTCAGTTTATACATAAATCTCCGTTTATCTCACATTAA
- a CDS encoding dipeptidase has product MDIIDLHCDALWKLTTLENVKFEDDVQLATNRGRLQLGQVKAQVFAIFINPKVPQSEQFLEVVRQIEAFHTHVLQTEGMVHITDWSQLDTLAPHEIGAILSLEGCSPIGEDLTKLSLVLDAGVKLVGLTWNEENAVAHGAEQDASLGLKPFGKEVINLLNDRDIIIDVSHLNEQSFWDVLPLAKHIIASHSNARALCDHPRNLTDAQVKALVEHGGHIHLVYFPSFIGENATMDDLVAHVKHLANIVGIDHLGLGSDFDGIDATINGLAHAGEAQNLLEALGEYFSIEEVRGIASQNFRRYVKNAATL; this is encoded by the coding sequence ATGGATATAATTGATTTACATTGTGATGCATTATGGAAATTAACTACGTTAGAAAATGTAAAATTTGAAGATGATGTACAGTTGGCTACAAATCGGGGAAGATTACAATTAGGGCAAGTAAAGGCACAGGTTTTTGCTATTTTTATTAATCCTAAAGTTCCTCAAAGCGAGCAGTTTTTAGAAGTGGTGCGTCAAATTGAAGCCTTTCATACGCATGTATTGCAAACGGAGGGCATGGTGCATATTACGGATTGGTCACAATTGGACACTTTAGCTCCACATGAAATTGGCGCTATTCTAAGCTTAGAGGGCTGTAGTCCAATTGGTGAGGACTTAACAAAGCTTTCTCTAGTATTAGATGCAGGCGTAAAGCTTGTTGGCCTAACATGGAATGAAGAAAATGCAGTAGCACACGGTGCTGAACAGGATGCAAGCCTTGGATTAAAACCATTTGGTAAAGAGGTTATAAACTTGCTAAATGATCGAGATATTATTATCGATGTCTCTCATTTAAATGAACAAAGCTTTTGGGATGTGCTGCCATTAGCGAAGCATATCATCGCTAGTCATAGTAATGCACGTGCCCTTTGTGACCATCCACGAAATTTAACGGATGCACAAGTAAAGGCATTAGTAGAGCATGGCGGACATATTCATTTAGTCTACTTTCCTTCATTTATCGGTGAAAATGCTACAATGGATGATTTAGTAGCGCATGTCAAACATCTAGCCAATATAGTAGGAATAGACCATCTTGGACTAGGTTCTGACTTTGATGGGATAGATGCCACGATAAATGGATTAGCACACGCTGGAGAGGCACAAAATTTACTAGAGGCTTTAGGTGAATATTTTTCTATCGAGGAAGTTCGTGGAATTGCAAGTCAGAATTTTCGACGCTATGTAAAAAATGCAGCAACCCTTTAA
- a CDS encoding MerR family transcriptional regulator, giving the protein MEYTIQELAQMSGVSTRTLRYYDEIGLLKPGRTNDAGYRFYGQFEVDMLQQILFYRALDMKLATIQQIIQASDFQPKEALETHRAALLKRKEQLEQILQTVERTIQSIEEERPMTNEEKFIGFKEKLIEKNEKQYGQEIRAKYGDDQVDASNAKLMNMTEEQYQAMQQLEQQLFDRLKEAMEIGDTNNDVAMEVAELHKRWLCFSWSQYSKEAHAGIAQMYTADERFTAYYDERITEGAAQFLHDAIINYTKK; this is encoded by the coding sequence ATGGAATATACAATTCAAGAGCTTGCGCAAATGTCAGGCGTGAGTACTAGAACGCTTCGTTATTATGATGAAATTGGATTATTGAAACCAGGGCGAACCAATGATGCAGGCTATCGATTTTATGGGCAGTTTGAGGTTGATATGCTACAGCAGATTTTATTTTATAGAGCTTTAGATATGAAATTGGCTACAATCCAACAAATTATTCAAGCATCTGATTTTCAGCCAAAAGAGGCACTTGAAACGCATCGTGCTGCTTTACTTAAGCGGAAGGAGCAGCTTGAACAAATATTACAAACAGTGGAGAGAACTATACAATCAATTGAGGAGGAAAGACCAATGACAAATGAGGAGAAATTTATTGGATTTAAAGAAAAGTTAATCGAAAAGAATGAAAAGCAATACGGTCAAGAAATTCGTGCAAAATATGGGGATGATCAGGTGGACGCTTCAAATGCAAAGCTAATGAATATGACAGAGGAGCAGTATCAGGCAATGCAGCAACTAGAACAGCAGCTATTTGATCGTTTAAAAGAAGCGATGGAAATCGGAGATACAAATAATGATGTGGCAATGGAGGTAGCAGAGCTTCATAAGCGGTGGTTATGCTTTTCTTGGTCACAATATTCCAAAGAGGCTCATGCGGGAATTGCTCAAATGTATACGGCGGATGAACGCTTTACAGCCTATTATGATGAACGCATTACCGAAGGAGCCGCACAATTTTTACACGATGCCATTATTAATTATACAAAAAAATAA